The following coding sequences are from one Diadema setosum chromosome 9, eeDiaSeto1, whole genome shotgun sequence window:
- the LOC140232617 gene encoding heparan sulfate glucosamine 3-O-sulfotransferase 1-like — MRVRGRLLECRPLVLCVMTTILLLVLLLAGQTAVTISSSGSLQFPWRSRAGVYPPTNDDKNVNDREGSPSNGAGYFENVSEQNLTRRSRITYPPNIQCNQTGSFNTGIVTLDCRRRLPRVICIGAKKCGTGAVTFFLKTHPAVVTSTRGEVHFWDRHQAKGLAWYRRMMSVSSQYQVTMETSPAYFVADRAPLDIARELSASTKLLLILRDPVTRAVSDYTHVVTRYPHLPYEDLHKFRMNRPVYPHRNIDYIINKTFEESVLKINGEVNTDNALVFTGIYIYHLREWLKVFPLEQIFIIDGEEFVRDPLPQLKAIESFLGVSSHFSQRDIYFDEIKGFYCLARPMRRCQGEFKGRTHPKVTSSVLQKLREFYRPYNMQLEALLGRTFSWDS; from the coding sequence ATGAGAGTTCGAGGAAGATTGCTGGAATGTCGCCCTCTTGTGCTGTGTGTCATGACAACAATACTTCTGCTAGTCCTACTGCTCGCCGGACAAACTGCGGTGACGATATCTTCGAGCGGTTCTCTGCAATTCCCCTGGCGGTCACGAGCAGGAGTTTATCCGCCGACAAATGACGACAAGAACGTAAATGATAGAGAAGGATCACCGTCGAACGGAGCTGGATATTTCGAGAATGTTTCAGAGCAAAATCTGACAAGGAGATCGCGTATCACTTATCCCCCAAACATCCAGTGTAATCAAACAGGTAGCTTCAACACTGGCATCGTCACCCTCGACTGCAGACGACGCCTTCCTCGAGTCATCTGCATCGGCGCCAAAAAGTGTGGTACGGGTGCGGTGACGTTTTTCCTCAAGACTCATCCCGCCGTTGTCACCAGTACTCGAGGAGAGGTCCACTTCTGGGACAGGCATCAGGCCAAAGGGCTGGCTTGGTACCGCAGGATGATGTCCGTGTCTTCTCAGTACCAAGTTACCATGGAAACATCTCCGGCTTACTTTGTTGCAGACCGTGCACCCTTGGATATCGCCAGGGAACTTTCGGCGTCCACGAAGCTTCTACTCATTCTCAGAGACCCGGTCACCCGAGCTGTCTCGGACTACACTCATGTCGTTACGAGGTATCCGCATTTGCCTTATGAGGACTTGCATAAATTTCGCATGAACAGGCCAGTTTATCCCCATAGAAACATCGATTACATCATCAACAAGACTTTCGAGGAGAGTGTTTTAAAGATTAACGGAGAGGTTAATACTGATAATGCTCTTGTTTTTACTGGCATCTACATATATCATTTAAGAGAATGGCTCAAGGTGTTTCCACTTGAACAAATATTCATTATCGACGGAGAAGAATTTGTTCGGGATCCGCTTCCACAGCTCAAAGCGATTGAATCGTTTTTGGGTGTATCTAGTCATTTCAGCCAGAGGGACATTTACTTTGATGAGATAAAAGGTTTCTACTGTCTCGCCAGACCGATGCGTCGCTGTCAGGGCGAGTTTAAAGGTAGAACGCACCCGAAGGTGACCAGTAGCGTGCTGCAAAAATTGCGCGAATTTTATAGACCATACAACATGCAACTGGAGGCGTTATTGGGAAGAACGTTTTCATGGGATTCCTGA